In Eleutherodactylus coqui strain aEleCoq1 chromosome 4, aEleCoq1.hap1, whole genome shotgun sequence, the following are encoded in one genomic region:
- the C4H10orf53 gene encoding UPF0728 protein C10orf53 homolog — MPEEAQVTVRFGPYMNGSGTVQHSVSRLQGLRAVLLSGGHKVFLEEILDRDTVELMVNGEIVFQCNIKELDFGGDGKLDPLCEEARHAVLNSY, encoded by the exons ATGCCAGAGGAAGCGCAGGTAACGGTGCGGTTCGGTCCGTACATGAACGGCTCTGGGACGGTGCAGCACAGTGTGTCCAGGCTGCAGGGGCTGCGAG ctgttcTGCTCTCAGGTGGACACAAAGTTTTCTTGGAAGAAATACTAGATCGGGACACTGTGGAACTTATGGTTAACGGAGAGATTGTATTTCAGTGTAACATCAAGGAACTTGACTTCG GAGGTGATGGCAAGTTGGACCCACTTTGTGAAGAAGCAAGACATGCTGTGCTGAACTCTTATTAA